CTCTCCTTCcacatttcttctctctcctctcaTCAACAGCCTCCAttgtcattctctctctctctctaaaaacaGAGAGAAATCAAATGGCTCTTTCCAACGCCGCCTCCTCCTCTCTCTCCACCAGATCTCTCTACACGGGTCTCTCTCACCGCCACAGTCACAGCAACCGTCAATCCTCCATCCCTTTCCACCGCTCCGTCAGCCTCGTCACGGCCCTCCACGCGGCGGATCCGTCCCGAAACGCCGCCGTTTCAGTCAAGGAATCCGTTTCTTGTGCATTGGAATGGACGCCGGAGAGCTGGAAGCTGAAGAAGGCTCTGCAGCTTCCTGATTACCCCGACGCCGGCGAGCTCGACTCCGTCCTCAAAACCATCGAAGCCTTTCCTCCGATCGTTTTCGCCGGAGAAGCCAGAAACTTGGAAGAGAGATTGGCCGATGCCGCCGTCGGCAAAGCTTTCCTCCTCCAGGGAGGAGATTGCGCAGAGAGCTTCAAGGAGTTCAATGCGACCAACATCAGAGACACCTTCAGGGTTCTCCTTCAGATGAGCATTGTCCTCACCTTCGGAGGTCAAGTCCCTGTCATAAAGGTTAGATCTTTCTCTCTGTTTCTATACTAAAGGTGAGGTTTTGATTCGTAAAGGTGAGATTTTTATTGGTGTGGTTTAGGTTGGGAGAATGGCTGGTCAATTTGCGAAGCCTAGATCTGACCCCTTCGAGGAGAAGGACGGTGTGAAGCTGCCTAGCTACAAGGGAGACAACATCAACGGCGACACTTTTGATGAGAAGTCGAGGATTCCTGATCCCAACAGGATGATTCGTGCTTACACGCAGTCTGCAGCTACTTTGAATCTTCTCAGAGCCTTTGCCACTGGAGGTTACGCTGCTATTCAGAGAGTTACGCAGTGGAACCTTGATTTCGTTGAGGAAAGCGAGCAAGCTGACAGGTAGTAGTTGAAACAAAGAAGAACAGAGTTTCCTCTGTTTCAGACTTTGAATGGTTATCTTGTTGTTTGTGTAGGTACCAGGAGCTGGCGAACAGGGTTGATGAGGCATTGGGGTTCATGTCTGCGTGCGGACTTACCACTGATCATCCACTCATGACCACAACTGATTTCTACACGTCTCATGAGTGTTtgcttctgccttatgaacagTCTTTAACAAG
The Brassica napus cultivar Da-Ae chromosome A1, Da-Ae, whole genome shotgun sequence DNA segment above includes these coding regions:
- the LOC106437202 gene encoding phospho-2-dehydro-3-deoxyheptonate aldolase 1, chloroplastic-like; translated protein: MALSNAASSSLSTRSLYTGLSHRHSHSNRQSSIPFHRSVSLVTALHAADPSRNAAVSVKESVSCALEWTPESWKLKKALQLPDYPDAGELDSVLKTIEAFPPIVFAGEARNLEERLADAAVGKAFLLQGGDCAESFKEFNATNIRDTFRVLLQMSIVLTFGGQVPVIKVGRMAGQFAKPRSDPFEEKDGVKLPSYKGDNINGDTFDEKSRIPDPNRMIRAYTQSAATLNLLRAFATGGYAAIQRVTQWNLDFVEESEQADRYQELANRVDEALGFMSACGLTTDHPLMTTTDFYTSHECLLLPYEQSLTRLDSTSGLYYDCSAHMVWCGERTRQLDGAHVEFLRGIANPLGIKVSNKMDPNELVKLVEILNPNNKPGRITVIVRMGAENMRVKLPHLIRAVRRSGQIVTWVCDPMHGNTIKAPCGLKTRAFDSILAEVRAFLDVHEQEGSHAGGIHLEMTGQNVTECIGGSRTVTYDDLSSRYHTHCDPRLNASQSLELAFIVAERLRKRRTATQRLS